In a single window of the Companilactobacillus allii genome:
- a CDS encoding ISL3 family transposase, whose amino-acid sequence MSQLDNTLKLLGITDTNIQVFGTREEFNGRGSGRKKYLVIQAELTYTLRRCPSCGYNTLHPNGHKLTHVHISGPMDRPVILELNKQRWRCSNCHSTCTATTPVVSTNHAIGHGLATHVLKLASKSLPAKTIASLTGISTNSVQRILTANIHPHASRRLPINLCFDEFRSTHGSMSFICIDADTHKSVKVLSDRLNRTIKQFFLSQYSTAERAAVQRVIMDMNASYQAFVHELFPNAELIIDRFHIIQLMGRTMDTIRTQFLKQLDKHSREYKVLKSLWRLFHKATPDAQKSRYLFGLNEYSTEQNAIDIGTDTFPAFKTAYETYIDLHDALMGRHADELKNIITNYQPNGTPLDTAIHTLRKNLNGVINAAKSSYSNGPIEGINRKIKELKRACYGFSNQANMFTRVYQLIA is encoded by the coding sequence ATGTCTCAACTAGATAATACACTTAAATTACTGGGAATTACAGACACAAACATTCAGGTGTTCGGTACTCGTGAGGAATTTAATGGTCGGGGCTCGGGTCGCAAAAAGTATTTGGTCATCCAGGCAGAGCTTACCTACACACTCAGGCGCTGTCCCAGCTGTGGATACAATACGTTGCACCCTAACGGACACAAGCTCACTCATGTCCACATTTCAGGACCCATGGACCGGCCCGTAATTCTAGAGCTAAACAAGCAACGCTGGCGTTGTAGTAACTGCCATAGCACTTGTACGGCCACCACTCCAGTGGTATCAACCAACCACGCCATCGGTCACGGACTAGCGACTCATGTGCTGAAGCTAGCCAGTAAATCACTCCCGGCTAAGACTATCGCCAGTCTCACCGGTATTTCGACAAACTCAGTTCAGCGTATTTTGACGGCTAATATTCATCCACACGCGAGCCGCCGGTTACCGATTAATCTATGCTTTGATGAATTCCGTTCCACGCACGGCTCCATGTCGTTTATTTGCATTGACGCCGACACTCACAAATCAGTTAAAGTACTTAGCGACCGCCTTAATAGAACCATCAAACAGTTCTTTCTTAGTCAGTACAGCACCGCAGAACGGGCCGCGGTTCAACGCGTCATCATGGACATGAACGCCTCCTATCAGGCATTCGTGCACGAACTATTCCCTAACGCCGAACTCATTATTGATCGGTTCCACATTATTCAATTAATGGGCCGGACGATGGATACCATTCGCACTCAATTTTTAAAGCAACTCGACAAGCATTCGCGGGAATATAAAGTACTGAAATCACTATGGCGCCTATTCCACAAGGCCACCCCTGACGCACAAAAGAGCCGCTACCTCTTCGGCCTGAATGAGTACTCGACCGAACAGAACGCTATTGATATTGGAACCGATACGTTTCCGGCCTTCAAAACAGCTTATGAAACCTACATCGATCTCCACGATGCTTTGATGGGGCGTCACGCTGATGAACTCAAGAATATCATCACTAACTATCAGCCTAACGGCACGCCCCTAGATACGGCCATACATACCCTACGAAAGAATCTTAATGGAGTAATTAATGCCGCCAAATCGTCCTACTCTAACGGACCGATAGAAGGCATCAACCGTAAGATCAAGGAGCTCAAACGTGCTTGTTATGGCTTCTCCAATCAGGCCAATATGTTCACACGCGTCTACCAGCTGATTGCCTAG
- a CDS encoding ParA family protein: protein MNGKTLLNFNFKGGVGKTTLTVMETYLLGQEGKKVLLIDFDPQGNATEIMKETYKADLKPELSLYEGLLGGNLSKSIVSVTNQIDMIPTDWTLSLWIGAVEKVSRVKRNILLPQMLSKLKQNYDYIFIDVPPTINVFTNNAIMASDFISIVLQTQKQSYTSSLKTATHLGELREQYNGSFQLVGAILYLMKPRAKVDTEISAQAKDFFGEGVFSNSIRTQERVKTFANEGIRNKDHWDKRAIQMYQMVLNEQILRIQQLEE from the coding sequence ATGAATGGGAAAACACTATTAAACTTCAACTTTAAAGGTGGCGTTGGTAAGACCACCTTGACTGTAATGGAAACCTATTTATTGGGTCAAGAGGGGAAAAAAGTACTACTTATAGATTTCGATCCCCAGGGAAATGCAACTGAAATTATGAAGGAGACTTATAAAGCCGATTTAAAGCCGGAACTTTCATTATATGAGGGCCTTCTTGGAGGGAATTTGTCTAAATCTATTGTGTCTGTTACAAACCAAATTGATATGATTCCTACAGATTGGACATTGTCTTTATGGATTGGTGCTGTAGAAAAAGTTAGTCGGGTTAAACGTAATATTCTATTACCACAAATGCTTTCAAAGTTAAAACAAAATTACGATTATATTTTTATTGACGTACCACCAACAATAAATGTCTTTACTAATAACGCAATCATGGCTTCAGATTTCATCTCAATTGTCTTACAAACTCAAAAGCAGTCATATACAAGTTCTTTAAAAACAGCTACGCATTTAGGTGAACTACGTGAACAATACAATGGAAGTTTTCAGTTAGTTGGTGCCATATTGTACTTAATGAAGCCACGTGCAAAAGTTGATACTGAAATTTCTGCACAAGCAAAAGACTTTTTTGGCGAAGGGGTCTTTTCAAACTCAATTAGAACTCAAGAACGGGTTAAAACGTTTGCTAATGAAGGAATACGGAATAAAGACCATTGGGATAAAAGAGCAATCCAAATGTACCAAATGGTTCTTAATGAACAAATACTTAGAATTCAACAGTTAGAGGAGTAA